A window of Pseudomonas alcaliphila JAB1 genomic DNA:
GGAGGTCTTCTCCTGCAACGCAGAGACCGCGGCCGATCAGCTTGATCGCCTCCAGCAGACCGCCTTCCTGATAACCGTCCATGAGCCCTTCACTATTACCCTCCGCGCGCTTCAGCGATTCTTCCGCCAGCAGCTTAGCGATGGCGTCGATGGCATACCCCGAACGGCTCATCAGGTCGGCATCCGACTTGGTTCGTCCCAGTGCAATGCTCATGGCCGAACCTCCTTTACGCTGATCTTCTGGCCCAGGGCGGTGACAGCGAACTGCTCCAATCCTTGAGCGAGGAAGGCCACTTGACCGGCGATGACGTCATTTGCTTCGGCCACCTGGTGCTGCGCGGCGGTGATCAGTTGCATCAGGGCAGGGTCGCTGCAGGCCGCGCCGATCGCCTGCAACTGCGTACGGATGGTCTGTAGCTCGACGCGGGCCACTGCTCGCACGTCGGCGACGTCGATTGCCAGGGAGTCGAGGTCAGACATGGTCCACCTCCTGAGCCTCCAGGGAGCGAGCACGGGCCATCGCGGCGTTGTAGCGCGCCAGGCGGACGGAGAGGCTTGAGTTGGAGTGCAGCGCAGCGATAGCGCGGGCACGCCAGGCTGCAGCGTGTTGCTGCAATGCGGACGGATTGGGGGCGTGTTGCATGTGATGGTTCTCCTTGGACTGGGGAACCGTCACCGCCTGCGGCCAAGCAGGGAGTGGTGACGGGTTACGCAGGGTTGGCCGACCGGCGTCCAAGGGAACCGGCACACCCGAGGGTGTCCCCACGCAACCCGCCATAAAGCAGCACGACGGGCACAAAAAAAGCGCCTGCATGCAAAGGTGGGCGCTGTAGCGCCTCGGACGAATCGGGCGGCCAAGCCCGGCCGCGGGACATACCGCGACAGGCGAACCATAGCGCCGGGATAGGGGAAGTGCAAGTGTGGGATGGTCCAAAAAAGGGTCATTGCCATTTGGTTGCTCTCTATACGGCATTGCCGTACTATTCTTCCCATGTATACGGTCTTCGAAACGGAAGTTTTCCAGCGCTACGCCGGCCCCATCTGGGCCGAGGGTGAGCGTGAAGAGTTCATCGCCTGGTTGGCCGCCAACCCGCTGGCCGGCGATGTGATTCCCGGCACGGGTGGTCTGCGCAAGGTTCGATGGTCGCGTGCCGGCATGGGGAAACGTGGCGGTGCGCGGGTGATCTATTACAACGCGCTGACTGAAGGCTATATCTGGCTGCTGATCGCCTACACCAAGGCGAAGTTCGACAATTTGCCGGCGGCCTTCCTGAACCAATTGAGAGAGGCAATCGATCATGGATAAAGAACTGGAGCAGTTCCAGGCGGATTTGCTGCGATCCGTCCACGATATGAAAGCTGGTAAGGCGGTGCGTGCGACGCAGGTGGAGCTTTCGCCGGTGGCAGAAGCACGGGCCAAGGTGGGCGTTTCACAGAGTGCCTTCGCTGACTTGCTGGGCGTGAGTCTGCGTACCTTGCAGGACTGGGAGCAGGGGCGGCGATCACCGTCCGGGGCGGCCAAGACGCTGCTGCGCATTGCGGTGAAACACCCCGAGGCGCTGCGGGATCTGCAGGTCGCGTGACGTTGGTGGCGGCTCATTGCAGCGTCTCCTGGGGCTTGTCGGCGGGAAAGCGCATTTCGTTGATCGCGCGGATGATCTCGTCGCGTCCGACACCATCAATCGCCATGATTCCCGCCATGGTCAGGAACACCGCGAAAGCGGCTACCCCAGTCGGTACGCCTTGGCTGTCGGCGTAGCCGACAACTGCAGGAAGCACGTCGTCGAACAGGAAAGAGGCATGATCTTCAACTCGGTGGCCGTCGTAGAGGTTCATGCTGTCGCTCCTTCGGTCTGAACGGGCACGGTACCCAGGTAGTAACGCGCGACGCCGTGATGAGTTCGGCCCTGCTCATCGGTCAGGGTGAGACGGTGGGTTTGGATGTCGTGGCCGGCCTCTCGCAGCTCCTTGATGCGGGCGGCGGGCATCATGATGTTGAGCTCGCTGCGCGCCGTGATGGTGTCCACGGGCCCCAGCTGTAGGCGCTCCAGCAGCCGGGCGCGCTGAGCTTCGGCGGTGGTATCATTCAGGGGCGTTTTCTTGGGGCTGGCCTGTTGGTCGGCCTTTTTTGTGCTCAGCATTTAGCTGTCCTCCTTCCGGCCGGCGGCGATCTGGGCCTGTTGCCGGGCCTCGATCTCCTCCTCGACCCATGCAGCGCTCTTGGCGCCAAGCTGCACCTGCTTGGGGAAGGCGCCACGGGCGATTCGTCGATAGATCTCTGTGGTGGAGAAGCCG
This region includes:
- a CDS encoding transcriptional regulator, yielding MYTVFETEVFQRYAGPIWAEGEREEFIAWLAANPLAGDVIPGTGGLRKVRWSRAGMGKRGGARVIYYNALTEGYIWLLIAYTKAKFDNLPAAFLNQLREAIDHG
- a CDS encoding helix-turn-helix domain-containing protein: MDKELEQFQADLLRSVHDMKAGKAVRATQVELSPVAEARAKVGVSQSAFADLLGVSLRTLQDWEQGRRSPSGAAKTLLRIAVKHPEALRDLQVA
- a CDS encoding helix-turn-helix domain-containing protein gives rise to the protein MLSTKKADQQASPKKTPLNDTTAEAQRARLLERLQLGPVDTITARSELNIMMPAARIKELREAGHDIQTHRLTLTDEQGRTHHGVARYYLGTVPVQTEGATA
- a CDS encoding AlpA family phage regulatory protein, producing the protein MTTFIKLPEVRSRTGFSTTEIYRRIARGAFPKQVQLGAKSAAWVEEEIEARQQAQIAAGRKEDS